A region from the Campylobacter blaseri genome encodes:
- a CDS encoding nitrous oxide-stimulated promoter family protein, translating to MTNEKFIEQNSTVVNFIQLYCDSKHKDAKKKNSSIKLIYNGEELKELKYNLCSDCENMLKYANERLQNCPHEIKPKCRNCPSPCYEKDKWKMMAKIMRTSGMKFGLIKIKNIFN from the coding sequence ATGACAAATGAAAAATTTATAGAACAAAACAGCACCGTTGTAAATTTTATACAATTATATTGTGATAGCAAACATAAAGATGCAAAAAAGAAAAACTCTAGTATCAAGCTAATTTACAACGGTGAAGAGCTAAAAGAGTTAAAATACAATCTATGCAGTGATTGTGAAAATATGCTCAAATATGCAAATGAACGACTTCAAAACTGCCCACACGAGATAAAACCAAAATGCAGAAACTGCCCTTCTCCTTGCTATGAAAAAGATAAGTGGAAAATGATGGCTAAGATTATGCGAACTAGTGGTATGAAATTTGGACTAATTAAGATAAAAAATATATTTAATTAA